The following proteins are co-located in the Escherichia fergusonii ATCC 35469 genome:
- a CDS encoding YfcC family protein, whose amino-acid sequence MGKFKFPTAYTILFVLIALVAAMTWVVPAGKYQMVTNAALGKEVPVAGTYAPVEAQPQGITAVLLAPIDGLYNHQTYTAGAIDVALFVLIIGGFLGVVNKTGAIDAGIERVTTHLNGREEWMIPILMALFAAGGTIYGMAEESLPFYTLLVPVMMAARFDPLVAAATVLLGSGIGTLGSTINPFATVIAANAAGIPFTQGILLRVILLLVGYVICVYWVMRYARKVRNSPESSIVADKMAENQAHFLGNRSETMLEFTSTRKAILILFAASFAFMIYGVAVLGWWMAEISAVFLAAAVIVGVIARMGEETFTSTFIDGARDLLGVALIIGIARGIVVVMDNGMITHTILHSAENLVSGLSTTVFINVTYWLEVLLSFLVPSSSGLAVLTMPIMAPLADFAHVQRDLVVTAYQSASGVVNLITPTSAVVMGGLAIARVPWVRYLKWVAPLLLILTMLNMIVLSIAAMI is encoded by the coding sequence ATGGGTAAATTCAAATTTCCCACCGCTTATACCATCTTGTTCGTGCTGATTGCGTTAGTTGCGGCAATGACCTGGGTTGTACCTGCGGGAAAATATCAGATGGTGACAAATGCCGCACTGGGAAAGGAAGTTCCTGTTGCAGGCACTTACGCACCTGTTGAGGCACAACCACAGGGTATTACTGCTGTCCTGTTAGCGCCCATCGACGGCTTGTACAACCATCAAACCTACACTGCGGGAGCGATTGATGTCGCGCTGTTTGTCCTGATCATCGGTGGATTTTTGGGAGTAGTAAATAAAACCGGGGCAATAGATGCCGGTATCGAACGAGTGACAACTCACCTTAATGGTCGGGAAGAGTGGATGATTCCGATCCTGATGGCGCTCTTCGCTGCTGGCGGTACAATTTATGGGATGGCGGAAGAATCACTCCCCTTCTACACGTTGCTGGTACCCGTCATGATGGCTGCCCGCTTTGATCCTCTGGTCGCTGCCGCCACCGTGTTATTGGGATCGGGCATTGGCACGCTGGGCTCAACCATTAACCCATTTGCTACCGTCATTGCTGCCAACGCCGCCGGGATCCCCTTTACTCAGGGCATTTTGCTGCGTGTTATTTTGCTGTTAGTAGGCTACGTGATTTGTGTTTACTGGGTTATGCGTTATGCCCGCAAAGTTCGCAATAGCCCGGAAAGCTCTATCGTGGCGGATAAGATGGCTGAAAACCAGGCGCATTTTCTGGGAAATCGTTCAGAAACGATGCTGGAATTTACCTCCACGCGCAAAGCAATCCTGATACTTTTTGCTGCATCCTTTGCCTTTATGATTTACGGCGTAGCGGTACTGGGTTGGTGGATGGCGGAAATCTCTGCTGTCTTTCTGGCAGCTGCGGTTATCGTGGGTGTCATTGCCCGCATGGGCGAAGAAACCTTCACCAGCACCTTTATTGACGGCGCGCGGGATCTCCTTGGTGTGGCACTGATTATCGGCATCGCCCGCGGTATTGTGGTCGTGATGGATAACGGCATGATTACGCACACAATTCTGCACAGTGCGGAGAATCTGGTCTCAGGGCTTTCCACCACTGTTTTCATCAACGTGACCTATTGGCTGGAAGTATTGCTCTCTTTTCTGGTTCCCTCATCTTCCGGCCTTGCAGTGTTAACGATGCCAATAATGGCTCCACTCGCTGATTTTGCTCATGTACAACGCGATCTGGTGGTAACCGCTTATCAGTCCGCTTCCGGGGTGGTTAATTTAATTACGCCAACCTCTGCGGTAGTGATGGGCGGTCTGGCGATTGCCCGTGTTCCCTGGGTCCGTTATCTGAAATGGGTCGCACCGCTACTGCTGATTCTCACGATGTTGAATATGATTGTGCTGAGTATCGCCGCGATGATTTAA
- the pyrI gene encoding aspartate carbamoyltransferase regulatory subunit has product MTHDNKLQVEAIKRGTVIDHIPAQIGFKLLSLFKLTETDQRITIGLNLPSGEMGRKDLIKIENTFLSEDQVDQLALYAPQATVNRIDNYEVVGKSRPSLPERIDNVLVCPNSNCISHAEPVSSSFAVRKRANDIALKCKYCEKEFSHNVVLAN; this is encoded by the coding sequence ATGACACACGATAATAAATTGCAGGTTGAAGCTATTAAACGCGGCACGGTAATTGACCATATCCCTGCGCAGATCGGTTTCAAATTATTGTCCTTGTTCAAACTTACCGAGACTGATCAGCGTATTACCATCGGCCTCAATCTGCCTTCTGGTGAGATGGGGCGTAAGGATCTGATCAAAATCGAAAATACCTTTTTGAGTGAAGATCAGGTAGACCAACTGGCTTTGTATGCGCCACAAGCCACGGTTAACCGTATCGACAACTATGAAGTGGTGGGTAAATCGCGCCCCAGCCTGCCGGAGCGCATCGACAATGTGCTGGTCTGCCCGAACAGCAACTGTATCAGCCATGCAGAACCAGTTTCTTCCAGCTTTGCAGTACGAAAACGCGCCAATGACATCGCGCTCAAATGCAAATACTGTGAAAAAGAGTTTTCCCATAATGTGGTACTGGCCAATTAA
- the pyrB gene encoding aspartate carbamoyltransferase yields MANPLYQKHIISINDLSRDELNLVLATAAKLKANPQPELLKHKVIASCFFEASTRTRLSFETSMHRLGASVVGFSDSANTSLGKKGETLADTISVISTYVDAIVMRHPQEGAARLATEFSGNVPVLNAGDGSNQHPTQTLLDLFTIQETQGRLDNLHIAMVGDLKYGRTVHSLTQALAKFDGNRFYFIAPDALAMPQYILDMLDEKGIAWSLHSSIEEVMAEVDILYMTRVQKERLDPSEYANVKAQFVLRASDLHNAKTNMKVLHPLPRVDEIATDVDKTPHAWYFQQAGNGIFARQALLALVLNRDLVL; encoded by the coding sequence ATGGCTAATCCGCTATATCAAAAACATATCATTTCCATAAACGACCTTAGTCGAGATGAACTTAATCTGGTACTGGCGACAGCGGCGAAATTAAAAGCAAATCCACAACCAGAGTTGTTGAAGCATAAGGTGATTGCCAGCTGCTTCTTCGAAGCCTCAACCCGTACCCGTCTCTCTTTTGAAACCTCAATGCACCGCCTGGGTGCCAGCGTGGTGGGCTTCTCTGACAGCGCGAATACCTCGCTTGGCAAAAAGGGCGAAACGCTGGCAGATACCATTTCGGTAATTAGTACCTACGTTGATGCGATTGTTATGCGCCATCCGCAGGAAGGGGCTGCACGCCTTGCGACTGAGTTTTCCGGCAATGTACCGGTGCTGAATGCCGGTGATGGCTCCAACCAACACCCGACGCAAACCTTGCTGGACTTGTTCACCATTCAGGAAACCCAGGGGCGTCTGGACAATCTGCACATTGCGATGGTCGGTGACCTCAAATATGGCCGCACCGTTCACTCCCTGACCCAGGCGTTAGCGAAGTTCGACGGCAACCGTTTTTACTTCATCGCGCCGGACGCGCTGGCAATGCCGCAATACATTCTGGATATGCTCGATGAAAAAGGGATCGCCTGGAGTCTGCACAGCTCCATTGAAGAAGTGATGGCGGAAGTGGACATTCTGTACATGACCCGAGTGCAAAAAGAGCGCCTGGACCCGTCCGAGTACGCCAACGTGAAAGCGCAGTTTGTTCTTCGCGCCAGCGATCTCCACAACGCCAAAACCAATATGAAAGTGCTGCATCCGCTACCGCGTGTCGATGAGATTGCCACCGATGTTGATAAAACGCCGCACGCCTGGTACTTCCAGCAAGCAGGCAACGGGATTTTCGCTCGCCAGGCGTTACTGGCACTGGTTCTGAATCGCGATCTGGTACTGTAA
- the treB gene encoding PTS trehalose transporter subunit IIBC → MMSKINQTDIDRLIKLVGGRGNIATVSHCITRLRFVLNQPANARPKEIEQLPMVKGCFTNAGQFQVVIGTNVGDYYQALIATTGQARVDKEQVKKAARQNMKWHEQLISHFAEIFFPLLPALISGGLILGFRNVIGDLPMSNGQTLAQMYPSLQTIYDFLWLIGEAIFFYLPVGICWSAVKKMGGTPILGIVLGVTLVSPQLMNAYLLGQQLPEVWNFGMFSIAKVGYQAQVIPALLAGLALGVIETRLKRIVPDYLYLVVVPVCSLILAVFLAHALIGPFGRMIGDGVAFAVRHLMTGSFAPIGAALFGFLYAPLVITGVHQTTLAIDLQMIQSMGGTPVWPLIALSNIAQGSAVIGIIISSRKNNEREISVPAAISAWLGVTEPAMYGINLKYRFPMLCAMIGSGLAGLLCGLNGVMANGIGVGGLPGILSIQPSYWQVFALAMAIAIIIPIVLTSFIYQRKYRLGTLDIV, encoded by the coding sequence ATGATGAGCAAAATAAACCAAACGGATATCGATCGGTTGATTAAACTGGTCGGCGGGCGCGGCAATATTGCGACGGTGAGCCACTGTATTACTCGCCTGCGCTTTGTCCTCAACCAACCGGCCAATGCCAGACCGAAAGAGATTGAGCAACTCCCCATGGTGAAAGGCTGTTTCACCAATGCCGGGCAATTTCAGGTGGTAATAGGCACCAACGTGGGTGATTACTATCAAGCGCTGATAGCGACGACCGGACAGGCGCGGGTTGATAAAGAGCAGGTGAAAAAAGCCGCCCGGCAGAATATGAAATGGCATGAGCAGTTGATCTCTCATTTCGCGGAGATCTTCTTCCCGCTGCTGCCCGCGTTGATTAGTGGTGGTTTGATCCTCGGTTTTCGCAATGTGATCGGTGATTTGCCCATGAGCAACGGTCAAACGCTGGCGCAAATGTACCCTTCCCTGCAAACGATCTACGATTTTCTATGGTTGATCGGTGAAGCGATCTTCTTCTACCTGCCGGTCGGAATTTGCTGGTCAGCGGTGAAAAAAATGGGCGGCACGCCGATCCTCGGTATCGTGCTTGGCGTGACGCTGGTTTCCCCACAGTTGATGAACGCTTATCTGCTCGGGCAGCAGCTACCGGAAGTATGGAACTTTGGCATGTTCAGCATCGCCAAAGTGGGCTATCAGGCACAAGTTATTCCGGCACTGTTAGCCGGGCTGGCGCTGGGCGTGATAGAAACTCGCCTTAAGCGTATCGTGCCGGATTACCTCTATCTGGTGGTGGTGCCGGTCTGTTCGCTGATCCTCGCGGTCTTCCTCGCCCATGCGCTGATCGGTCCGTTTGGTCGCATGATTGGCGATGGCGTTGCCTTTGCGGTGCGTCACCTGATGACCGGCAGCTTTGCCCCCATTGGTGCGGCATTGTTTGGCTTCCTTTACGCACCGCTGGTGATCACCGGCGTACACCAGACCACGCTTGCTATAGATTTGCAGATGATTCAAAGCATGGGTGGCACGCCAGTGTGGCCGCTTATTGCGCTGTCGAATATCGCTCAGGGCTCCGCCGTGATAGGCATTATCATTTCCAGCCGCAAGAACAATGAACGCGAGATCTCCGTGCCTGCCGCTATCTCCGCCTGGCTTGGGGTCACTGAGCCTGCAATGTACGGCATCAACCTGAAATATCGCTTCCCGATGCTGTGCGCGATGATTGGTTCTGGTCTGGCAGGATTGCTATGTGGTCTGAACGGCGTTATGGCGAATGGCATCGGCGTAGGCGGCCTGCCGGGAATTCTCTCTATTCAACCGAGCTACTGGCAAGTGTTTGCGCTGGCAATGGCTATCGCCATCATCATCCCGATTGTACTCACCTCGTTTATCTACCAGCGGAAATACCGCCTGGGCACGCTGGACATTGTTTAA
- a CDS encoding transposase: MAKPRFTDEQIAEILQQSKEGASNKELCEHYQFSVSTLRRWQEQHTEGIRSELKKTESKAQIVFLVFFAIAILLTLIFDKPTGGWVIPPLLIYCVYYIREYRNISGRHIKKEDIYLSRSINKSHSALYNLSWTFICFFIFAVIYFFVQIFS, translated from the coding sequence ATGGCTAAACCCCGTTTCACTGACGAACAAATCGCTGAAATTTTACAGCAGTCAAAAGAGGGGGCGTCTAATAAGGAGCTATGTGAACACTATCAATTTAGCGTTAGCACGCTGCGGCGCTGGCAAGAACAGCACACTGAAGGCATCAGAAGCGAATTAAAAAAAACAGAATCCAAAGCGCAAATCGTCTTTCTGGTTTTCTTTGCTATCGCTATTCTACTGACTCTTATATTTGACAAACCTACAGGTGGATGGGTAATTCCGCCTTTATTAATCTATTGTGTTTATTATATCCGCGAGTATCGCAACATCTCTGGCAGACACATTAAAAAAGAAGACATCTATCTCTCTCGTTCTATTAATAAAAGCCATAGCGCCCTTTATAATTTAAGTTGGACGTTTATTTGTTTTTTTATTTTTGCAGTAATTTATTTTTTTGTTCAGATATTTTCGTAG
- the nrdD gene encoding anaerobic ribonucleoside-triphosphate reductase: MTPHVMKRDGCKVPFKSERIKEAILRAAKAAEVDDADYCATVAAVVSEQMQGRSQVDINEIQTAVENQLMSGPYKQLARAYIEYRHDRDIEREKRGRLNQEIRGLVEQTNASLLNENANKDSKVIPTQRDLLAGIVAKHYARQHLLPRDVVQAHERGDIHYHDLDYSPFFPMFNCMLIDLKGMLTQGFKMGNAEIEPPKSISTATAVTAQIIAQVASHIYGGTTINRIDEVLAPFVTASYNKHRKTAEEWNIPDAEGYANSRTIKECYDAFQSLEYEVNTLHTANGQTPFVTFGFGLGTSWESRLIQESILRNRIAGLGKNRKTAVFPKLVFAIRDGLNHKKGDPNYDIKQLALECASKRMYPDILNYDQVVKVTGSFKTPMGCRSFLGVWENENGEQIHDGRNNLGVISLNLPRIALEAKGDEATFWKLLDERLVLARKALMTRIARLEGVKARVAPILYMEGACGVRLNADDDVSEIFKNGRASISLGYIGIHETINALFGGEHVYDNEQLRAKGIAIVERLRQAVDQWKEETGYGFSLYSTPSENLCDRFCRLDTAEFGVVPGVTDKGYYTNSFHLDVEKKVNPYDKIDFEAPYPPLANGGFICYGEYPNIQHNLKALEDVWDYSYQHVPYYGTNTPIDECYECGFTGEFECTSKGFTCPKCGNHDASRVSVTRRVCGYLGSPDARPFNAGKQEEVKRRVKHLGNGQIG; this comes from the coding sequence ATGACACCGCATGTGATGAAACGAGACGGCTGCAAAGTGCCGTTTAAATCAGAGCGCATCAAAGAAGCGATTCTGCGTGCAGCTAAAGCAGCGGAAGTCGATGATGCAGATTATTGCGCCACTGTTGCCGCGGTTGTCAGCGAGCAGATGCAGGGCCGCAGCCAGGTGGATATCAACGAGATCCAGACCGCCGTTGAAAACCAGCTGATGTCGGGTCCATACAAACAACTGGCTCGTGCTTACATCGAGTACCGTCACGATCGCGATATTGAACGTGAAAAACGCGGTCGCCTGAATCAGGAGATCCGTGGTCTGGTTGAGCAGACCAACGCCTCGTTGCTCAACGAAAACGCCAACAAAGACAGCAAGGTGATTCCAACCCAGCGCGACCTGCTGGCCGGGATTGTGGCTAAACACTATGCACGTCAGCACCTGCTGCCGCGTGACGTGGTGCAGGCACATGAGCGTGGCGATATTCACTATCACGATCTCGATTACTCGCCGTTCTTCCCGATGTTCAACTGCATGTTGATCGACCTGAAAGGTATGCTGACCCAAGGCTTTAAGATGGGGAACGCCGAGATTGAACCACCGAAGTCGATCTCTACGGCAACCGCGGTAACTGCGCAGATAATTGCTCAGGTCGCCAGTCATATTTATGGCGGCACCACCATTAACCGTATCGATGAAGTGCTGGCACCGTTTGTTACCGCCAGCTACAACAAACATCGCAAGACCGCAGAAGAGTGGAACATCCCGGACGCCGAAGGTTACGCTAACTCTCGTACCATCAAAGAGTGCTACGATGCCTTCCAGTCGCTGGAGTACGAAGTAAACACCCTGCACACCGCCAACGGTCAAACACCGTTTGTGACCTTTGGTTTTGGTCTGGGCACCAGCTGGGAGTCTCGCCTGATTCAGGAGTCTATCCTGCGTAACCGTATCGCGGGCCTGGGTAAAAACCGCAAAACTGCGGTGTTCCCGAAACTGGTGTTTGCGATTCGCGATGGCCTGAACCATAAAAAAGGCGATCCGAACTACGACATCAAACAGCTGGCGCTGGAGTGCGCAAGCAAGCGCATGTATCCAGATATCCTGAACTACGATCAGGTAGTGAAAGTCACCGGTTCGTTTAAAACCCCGATGGGCTGCCGCAGCTTCCTCGGCGTGTGGGAAAATGAAAACGGCGAACAGATCCACGATGGTCGTAACAACCTCGGCGTGATCAGCCTGAACCTGCCGCGCATTGCGCTGGAAGCGAAAGGCGATGAAGCCACCTTCTGGAAGCTGCTGGATGAACGTCTGGTGCTGGCACGTAAGGCGCTGATGACCCGTATCGCTCGTCTCGAAGGCGTTAAAGCGCGCGTGGCCCCGATCCTCTATATGGAAGGTGCTTGTGGCGTTCGTCTGAATGCTGACGACGACGTTTCTGAAATCTTCAAAAACGGTCGTGCGTCTATTTCGCTGGGTTACATCGGCATCCACGAAACCATTAACGCGCTGTTTGGCGGCGAGCATGTGTATGACAACGAGCAGCTGCGCGCGAAAGGTATCGCCATTGTTGAACGTCTGCGTCAGGCGGTGGATCAGTGGAAAGAAGAAACGGGTTACGGTTTTAGCCTTTACAGCACGCCAAGTGAAAACCTGTGCGACCGCTTCTGCCGTCTCGATACTGCTGAGTTTGGCGTGGTGCCGGGCGTGACTGATAAAGGTTACTACACCAACAGTTTCCACCTCGATGTCGAGAAGAAGGTGAACCCGTACGACAAGATCGACTTTGAAGCGCCTTACCCGCCGCTGGCGAACGGTGGTTTCATTTGCTACGGCGAATATCCAAACATTCAGCACAACCTGAAGGCGCTGGAAGATGTCTGGGATTACAGCTATCAGCATGTACCGTATTACGGCACCAATACGCCGATTGATGAGTGTTACGAGTGTGGTTTTACCGGTGAGTTTGAGTGCACCAGTAAAGGCTTCACCTGCCCGAAATGTGGTAACCATGACGCCTCCCGTGTGTCGGTGACTCGCCGCGTGTGCGGATATTTAGGTAGCCCGGATGCGCGTCCGTTTAACGCCGGTAAGCAGGAAGAAGTTAAGCGCCGCGTTAAACATTTGGGAAATGGGCAGATCGGTTAA
- a CDS encoding enamine/imine deaminase, translating to MSKTIATENAPAAIGPYVQGVDLGSMIITSGQIPVNPKTGEVPADVAAQARQSLDNVKAIVEAAGLKVGDIVKTTVFVKDLNDFATVNATYEAFFTEHNATFPARSCVEVARLPKDVKIEIEAIAVRR from the coding sequence ATGAGCAAAACTATCGCGACGGAAAATGCACCGGCAGCTATCGGTCCTTACGTTCAGGGCGTTGATCTGGGCAGCATGATCATCACTTCCGGGCAGATCCCGGTAAACCCGAAAACGGGCGAAGTACCGGCAGACGTCGCAGCACAGGCACGTCAGTCGCTGGATAACGTAAAAGCGATCGTTGAAGCGGCTGGCCTGAAAGTGGGCGACATCGTTAAAACTACCGTGTTTGTGAAAGATCTGAACGACTTCGCAACCGTAAACGCTACTTACGAAGCCTTCTTCACCGAACACAACGCCACCTTCCCGGCACGTTCTTGCGTTGAAGTTGCCCGTCTGCCGAAAGACGTGAAGATTGAGATCGAAGCGATCGCTGTTCGTCGCTAA
- the treC gene encoding alpha,alpha-phosphotrehalase, translating to MTNLPHWWQNGVIYQIYPKSFQDTTGSGTGDLRGVIQRLDYLHNLGVDAIWLTPFYVSPQVDNGYDVANYTAIDPTYGTLDDFDEMVTQAKSRGIRIILDMVFNHTSTQHAWFREALSKESPYRQFYIWRDGEPETPPNNWRSKFGGSAWRWHAESEQYYLHLFAPEQADLNWENPTVRAELKKVCEFWADRGVDGLRLDVVNLISKDLRFPNDLDGDGRRFYTDGPRAHEFLHEMNRDVFTPRGLMTVGEMSSTSLEHCQRYAALTGSELSMTFNFHHLKVDYPGGEKWTLAKPDFVALKALFRHWQQGMHNVAWNALFWCNHDQPRIVSRFGDEGDYREPAAKMLAMVLHGMQGTPYIYQGEEIGMTNPHFTRITDYRDVESLNMFAELRNDGRDADELLAILASKSRDNSRTPMQWSNGDNAGFTTGEPWIDLGDNYQEINVEAALADESSVFYTYQKLITLRKQEAVLTWGNYQDLLPDSPVLWCYRREWKGQTLLVIANLSREIQPWQPGQMRGNWQLVMHNYEEASAQPCAMTLRPFEAVWWLQK from the coding sequence ATGACGAATCTTCCCCACTGGTGGCAAAACGGCGTTATCTACCAGATTTATCCCAAGAGTTTTCAGGACACCACGGGTAGCGGCACCGGTGATTTACGTGGCGTTATCCAACGCCTGGACTATCTGCATAACCTGGGCGTCGATGCTATCTGGCTAACCCCCTTTTATGTCTCTCCCCAGGTCGATAACGGATACGACGTAGCGAACTATACGGCGATAGATCCCACTTACGGTACGCTGGACGATTTTGACGAAATGGTGACGCAGGCGAAATCACGCGGCATTCGTATCATTCTCGATATGGTGTTTAATCATACTTCTACCCAACATGCCTGGTTTCGCGAGGCGCTGAGCAAAGAAAGCCCTTACCGTCAGTTTTATATCTGGCGCGATGGTGAACCAGAAACGCCACCGAATAACTGGCGTTCAAAATTTGGCGGTAGTGCGTGGCGCTGGCATGCAGAAAGCGAACAGTACTATTTGCATCTCTTTGCACCAGAACAGGCGGATCTCAACTGGGAGAATCCGACGGTACGCGCAGAACTGAAAAAAGTCTGTGAGTTCTGGGCCGATCGCGGGGTCGATGGGTTACGCCTGGATGTAGTGAATTTGATCTCTAAAGATCTGCGTTTTCCTAATGACCTGGATGGCGATGGGCGTCGCTTCTACACCGACGGGCCACGAGCACACGAGTTTTTGCATGAGATGAACCGCGATGTGTTTACGCCTCGCGGTTTAATGACCGTGGGTGAAATGTCCTCCACCAGCCTTGAGCATTGCCAGCGATACGCGGCACTAACAGGCAGTGAATTGTCGATGACCTTTAATTTTCATCACCTGAAGGTCGATTATCCCGGTGGTGAAAAATGGACGCTGGCTAAACCTGACTTTGTGGCGTTGAAAGCATTGTTCCGCCACTGGCAACAAGGAATGCACAACGTGGCATGGAATGCCTTGTTCTGGTGTAACCACGATCAGCCGCGCATTGTTTCTCGTTTTGGTGATGAAGGGGACTACCGCGAACCTGCGGCAAAAATGCTGGCGATGGTGCTGCATGGCATGCAGGGAACGCCATATATCTATCAGGGCGAAGAGATTGGCATGACTAACCCACATTTCACGCGCATTACTGACTATCGCGACGTGGAGAGCCTCAATATGTTTGCCGAACTGCGCAACGATGGGCGTGACGCCGACGAGTTATTGGCAATCCTCGCCAGTAAATCCCGTGACAATAGTCGCACGCCAATGCAATGGAGCAACGGCGATAATGCCGGGTTTACAACGGGTGAACCGTGGATTGACCTGGGCGATAACTATCAAGAAATCAACGTAGAAGCCGCGCTGGCCGATGAGTCCTCGGTGTTTTACACCTACCAAAAGTTAATCACACTGCGTAAGCAAGAAGCCGTCCTGACATGGGGCAATTACCAGGATCTGCTGCCAGACAGCCCTGTATTGTGGTGCTATCGCCGTGAATGGAAGGGGCAAACCTTGCTGGTCATTGCCAACCTTAGCCGTGAGATCCAACCCTGGCAGCCAGGGCAAATGCGCGGAAACTGGCAGCTTGTGATGCATAACTACGAAGAAGCCTCAGCACAACCCTGTGCCATGACTTTACGGCCTTTTGAGGCCGTCTGGTGGTTACAGAAGTAA
- the pyrL gene encoding pyr operon leader peptide yields the protein MAQCVRQFVLPRLKKGAGLPFFFPLIIQTKPLN from the coding sequence ATGGCTCAGTGTGTTCGACAATTTGTCTTACCGCGTCTGAAAAAGGGCGCAGGCCTGCCGTTTTTCTTTCCGTTGATCATCCAAACAAAGCCCCTCAATTGA
- a CDS encoding arginine repressor — protein sequence MKEYDDYSAKEKKQLAVCQRLITEKSYLSQEEIRRDLQNHGFDSISQSTVSRLLKLLGVIKIRNTKGQKIYSVNPQLLPTPDAGRSVAEMVLSVEHNGEFILIHTVAGYGRAVARILDFHALPEILGVIAGSNIVWVAPRVVKRTALVHKQINYLLKLNIYS from the coding sequence ATGAAGGAATACGATGATTACTCCGCCAAAGAAAAGAAGCAACTGGCGGTCTGTCAGCGCCTGATTACCGAAAAAAGTTATCTTTCGCAGGAGGAAATCCGCCGCGATTTGCAAAACCATGGCTTTGACAGTATCAGTCAGTCAACCGTTTCACGACTACTGAAATTGCTGGGAGTCATAAAAATTAGAAATACAAAAGGACAAAAAATTTATTCGGTGAATCCTCAATTACTTCCCACACCTGACGCAGGTCGATCCGTCGCTGAAATGGTCCTGAGTGTTGAGCATAATGGTGAATTTATCCTTATCCATACCGTCGCCGGATATGGTCGGGCAGTAGCGCGAATCCTTGATTTCCATGCTTTGCCAGAAATTCTTGGCGTGATTGCTGGCAGCAATATTGTATGGGTCGCACCACGTGTGGTGAAGCGCACAGCCCTGGTGCACAAGCAGATTAATTATTTATTAAAATTGAATATTTATTCATGA
- the treR gene encoding trehalose operon repressor TreR, with protein sequence MQNRLTIIDIARLSGVGKSTVSRVLNNESGVSQRTRERVEAVMNQHGFSPSRSARAMRGQSDKVVAIIVTRLDSLSENLAVQTMLPAFYEQGYDPIMMESRFSPQLVAEHLGVLKRRNIDGVVLFGFTGITEDMLAHWQSSLVLLARDAKGFASVCYDDEGAIKILMQRLYDQGHRNISYLGVPHSDVTTGKRRHEAYLAFCKAHILHPVAALPGLAMKQGYDNVAKVITPETTALLCATDTLALGASKYLQEQRIDTLQLASVGNTPLMKFLHPEIVTVDPGYAEAGRQAACQLIAQVTGRSEPQQIIIPATLS encoded by the coding sequence ATGCAAAATCGGCTGACTATCATAGACATCGCGCGCTTAAGCGGCGTGGGGAAATCTACGGTTTCCCGGGTGCTGAATAACGAAAGCGGCGTGAGTCAGCGCACGCGCGAGCGCGTGGAAGCAGTGATGAATCAGCATGGATTTTCCCCTTCCCGCTCCGCACGCGCGATGCGTGGGCAAAGCGATAAAGTCGTCGCCATCATCGTGACCCGTCTGGATTCGTTGTCAGAAAATCTCGCCGTCCAAACCATGCTGCCAGCGTTCTATGAACAAGGTTACGACCCGATCATGATGGAAAGTCGGTTTTCTCCGCAATTAGTTGCCGAACATTTGGGGGTGCTGAAACGGCGTAATATCGACGGCGTAGTGCTGTTCGGTTTTACCGGCATAACCGAAGACATGTTAGCCCACTGGCAGTCATCGCTGGTTCTGCTGGCACGTGACGCAAAAGGCTTTGCTTCGGTCTGTTATGACGACGAAGGGGCAATCAAAATCCTGATGCAACGGCTGTATGACCAGGGGCATCGTAATATCAGTTATCTCGGCGTGCCTCACAGTGACGTGACGACTGGTAAGCGACGTCACGAAGCCTACCTGGCGTTCTGCAAAGCGCATATACTTCATCCTGTCGCCGCTCTGCCAGGCCTTGCGATGAAGCAAGGTTATGATAATGTCGCAAAAGTGATTACCCCTGAAACCACCGCGTTACTGTGCGCAACCGACACGCTGGCACTTGGCGCAAGTAAATACCTGCAAGAGCAACGCATCGACACCTTGCAACTGGCGAGCGTCGGTAATACACCGTTAATGAAATTCCTCCATCCGGAGATCGTCACCGTTGACCCAGGTTACGCCGAAGCCGGACGCCAGGCGGCCTGCCAGTTAATTGCGCAGGTAACCGGGCGCAGCGAACCGCAACAAATCATCATCCCCGCCACCCTGTCCTGA